The proteins below are encoded in one region of Macrobrachium rosenbergii isolate ZJJX-2024 chromosome 29, ASM4041242v1, whole genome shotgun sequence:
- the LOC136854432 gene encoding uncharacterized protein encodes MEEPEGEDGAREVRAIDTGDVPECIYQSEEQCWGDGGFSESREDLEMKLERWRQVLEDRGMRISRSKTEYMCTTNDGGDRGKCSAWGESIKRVENFKYLGSFINAGGRMEEEVKHRVQAGWNNWRAASGVLCDKKSTAEVKGKFHKTVVRTAMIYGTLKQQA; translated from the exons ATGGAGGAGCCTGAGGGAGAGGATGGTGCCAGAGAAGTACGTGCGATTGATACAGGAGATGTACCGGAATGTATTTACCAGAGTgaggagcagtgttggggagACGGAGGGTTTTCAG AGAGCAGGGAAGATctggaaatgaaactggaaagatggagacaagtactggaggacagaggaatgagaataagtagatctaagacagaatatatgtgtaccaCCAATGATGGGGGTGATAGGGGAAAGTGTTCAGCTTGGGGAGAATCAATAAAGAGAGTTGAAAACTTTAAGTATTTGGGATCCTTTATTAATGCTGGAGGACGTATGGAAGAAGAGGTAAAACATCGGGTACAGGCAGGCTGGAACAACTGGAGAGCGGCCTCTGGAGTTCTTTGTGACAAAAAGAGTACCGCTGAGgttaaaggaaaatttcataagacggtggtaagaacagcaatgataTATGGCACTTTGAAACAGCAAgcttga
- the LOC136854433 gene encoding uncharacterized protein: MTGRGSELADLMRKKKVDVLCVQETRWKGNKAKELGDGYKLYYSGANKKGRNGVGIVLSGELKNTVIEVQRKNDRIIRLKMCFGMRESEYYKGSFWRDMDGVMQEVEEHERWEEDKKREFKRRVLEDIDIGIEDVQEWWARNAAVIRRHGKELLGETSGIIWEERESWWWEEDIGKVVKDKKEAKKRWEESQSVEDRDRFREKNKVVKKMVAQAKAKAYDDVYNELGTKEGLNKMIKLSKARNKSTKDITHIKQIKDQDGVVLRKEEDIMKRWKEYFEQLLNEENNRLIIGDGQVNIGMVMRFSKQEVLDALKKMKNGKATGPDMIPVEAWKALGDEGVDILYDLMIKILEQEKIPNEWHGSILIPIFKGRGDVQECGNYRGIKLMSHTLKILERMIDARLREEVEIGKEQMGFMKEEEQQMVYFV, encoded by the exons ATGACTGGGAGAGGTAGCGAGTTGGCTGACCtgatgaggaaaaagaaagtagatgttttgtgtgtgcaagaaacgcgatggaaaggaaataaagctAAAGAATTGGGTGATGGATATAAGCTGTACTATAGTGGAGCAAATAAAAAAGGCAGAAATGGAGTTGGCATAGTACTGTCTGGTGAGTTGAAGAATACAGTGATAGAAGTACAAAGAAAGAATGACCGTATCATCAGATTGAAGATGTGCTTTGGGATGAGAGAGTCTGAATATTATAAGGGAAGTTTCTGGAGAGACATGGATGGAGTAATGCAAGAGGTGGAAGAACATGAGAGG TGGGAGGAGGATAAGAAGAGAGAGTTTAAGAGGAGGGTTTTGGAGGACATTGATATAGGAATTGAAGATGTTCAAGAATGGTGGGCACGAAATGCAGCAGTAATTAGAAGACATGGAAAGGAGCTGCTGGGAGAGACATCGGGGATCATATGGGAGGAAAGGGAGAGTTGGTGGTGGGAGGAAGACATTGGGAAAGTAGTAAAAGATAAGAAGGAGGCAAAGAAGAGATGGGAAGAGTCGCAGTCAGTGGAAGACAGAGATCggttcagagagaaaaacaaggtgGTGAAAAAGATGGTAGCCCAAGCTAAAGCAAAGGCGTATGATGATGTGTATAATGAGCTGGGGACGAAGGAAGGATTAAATAAGATGATCAAGCTATCAAAGGCTAGAAATAAGAGCACCAAAGATATTAcacatatcaaacaaataaaagatcaagatGGGGTAGTACttagaaaggaagaagacatcatgaaaagatggaaagaatatttcgaacagctgttaaatgaagaaaataatagactAATAATAGGGGATGGGCAGGTGAACATTGGCATGGTGATGAGGTTTTCTAAGCAAGAGGTGCTGGATgcactgaagaagatgaagaatgggaagGCAACCGGACCAGACATGATACCTGTGGAGGCATGGAAGGCATTAGGGGATGAAGGAGTGGATATACTTTATGATCTTATGATAAAGATCCTTgagcaggaaaagataccaaatgaGTGGCATGGGAGTATACTGATCCCAATTTTCAAAGGGAGAGGAGATGTCCAAGAGTGTGGTAATTATAGGGGTATTAAACTAATGTCCCACACTTTGAAGATACTGGAAAGGATGATAGATGCCAGACTAagggaagaagtagaaataggtaaagagcagatgggatttatgaaggaagaggaacaacagatggtatattttgtctga